The following are encoded in a window of Vigna unguiculata cultivar IT97K-499-35 chromosome 8, ASM411807v1, whole genome shotgun sequence genomic DNA:
- the LOC114194951 gene encoding uncharacterized protein LOC114194951: protein MSEDKSFVQPAIPRFDGHYDHWSMLMENLLRSKGYWHLVECGYDVAEGVELTEVQQKDLEDLITKDLKVKNYLFQAIDRTILEQILEKRTSKQIWDSMKKKFAGNARVKRSLLQALRRDFEVLEMKVGETITEYFARIMNVATKMRSNGEDMKEVTIVEKILRTLTEKFNYVVVSIEESKDIDKLTIDELQSSLVVHEQKFIKSSGEEQALTVRLDNVGTRGRGRGRQIFNRATIECFKCHKLGHYQYERPSLDKEVNYAEFDEEEEILLMSHVGLPQHQTSKEDAWFLDSGCSNHMCGDKSNFNEIDESFRHVVKLGNNTKMNVFSKGNVKLNVNGVTHVIQDVFYVPELKNNLLSIGQLQEKGLPIMFKLGGCNIYHPHKGLILQIKMTPNRMFILPARISKKRKYASTPQHKNFLICGIADTSSQPPRFTIASEKRDGSWLAFAAYLYNYVY from the coding sequence ATGAGTGAGGATAAGAGCTTCGTGCAACCTGCCATACCACGTTTCGATGGTCATTATGACCATTGGAGCATGCTTATGGAAAACCTTTTAAGATCAAAGGGTTATTGGCATCTGGTGGAGTGTGGTTATGACGTTGCAGAAGGAGTGGAGTTGACTGAGGTGCAACAAAAGGACTTGGAGGATCTGATTACGAAAGATCTCAAAGTTAAGAACTATTTGTTTCAAGCCATTGATAGAACAATTCTTGAGCAAATTCTGGAAAAACGCACATCGAAGCAGATATGGGATTCAATGAAGAAAAAGTTTGCTGGAAATGCTAGAGTAAAGCGTTCTCTTCTCCAAGCTCTGAGAAGAGACTTTGAAGTTCTGGAAATGAAAGTGGGTGAAACCATAACTGAATATTTTGCTCGTATTATGAATGTAGCGACCAAGATGCGGAGTAATGGTGAAGATATGAAGGAAGTTACTATTGTCGAAAAAATCCTTAGAACCTTAACTGAGAAATTCAATTATGTTGTTGTCTCAATTGAGGAATCTAAGGACATTGACAAACTTACTATTGATGAACTACAAAGCTCTCTAGTTGTTCATGAGCAAAAGTTTATCAAATCAAGCGGAGAAGAACAAGCATTGACAGTGCGTTTAGATAATGTTGGCACAaggggaagaggaagaggaaggcAAATTTTCAATCGAGCAACGATTGAATGTTTTAAATGCCACAAGCTAGGTCACTACCAGTATGAACGTCCTTCATTGGACAAGGAAGTTAATTATGCAGAATttgacgaagaagaagaaatattgCTAATGTCTCACGTTGGGCTTCCTCAACATCAAACAAGCAAGGAAGATGCTTGGTTTCTCGATTCAGGATGCTCAAATCACATGTGTGGAGATAAATCAAATTTCAATGAGATTGATGAATCTTTTAGACATGTAGTAAAGCTTGGAAACAACACCAAGATGAACGTTTTTAGCAAAGGAAATGTGAAGCTGAATGTCAATGGTGTCACTCATGTGATACAAGATGTTTTTTACGTACCTGAGCTCAAGAATAATCTATTGAGTATTGGCCAGCTGCAAGAGAAAGGGTTACCCATCATGTTTAAGTTAGGAGGGTGCAATATATATCATCCTCACAAAGGATTAATCTTACAAATCAAGATGACTCCAAACAGGATGTTTATATTACCTGCAAGGATTTCAAAAAAACGGAAATATGCTTCAACACCACAACACAAGAACTTCCTCATTTGTGGCATTGCAGATACCTCATCTCAGCCACCAAGGTTTACAATTGCTTCAGAAAAGCGAGATGGTTCATGGCTTGCCTTTGCTGCCTACCTCTACAATTATGTGTACTGA